A genomic stretch from Oreochromis niloticus isolate F11D_XX linkage group LG11, O_niloticus_UMD_NMBU, whole genome shotgun sequence includes:
- the cblc gene encoding E3 ubiquitin-protein ligase CBL-C isoform X2 produces MAAADLGASRSPNLSSGPPTRGDLRLVDKTLRRLDKLQQLCSTPRLGLRNSPPYLPQLVSETSALLIQVWEPFQDFRAAGEQVPHGDEAEYLRIHIKNLFDKTERAVLLFKEGRRKIYEETSTYRRNLTKLTLLFSHMLWELKAFFPGGCFQGDKYRVALSAAEDFWRESFGDKCIVQWNTFKEQLRSIHPFEEGMESMALKSTIDLTCNDHISVFEFDVFTRLFQPWRTLLMNWNQLAVTHPGYMAFLTYDQVIARLEHYLHRPGSYIFRLSCTKMGEWAIGHVTFNGSIIQTIPEDIPLYQALIQGFNQGCYLYPDGRDVNPDLKSLCEPASRGKIKVTEEQYELYCEMGSTYQLCKICTERDKDTRIQPCGHLLCQICLIGWQKSAGQTCPYCRCDIRGTESILLEPYVPVSDQALVEEGDDDDDEDDHEDIEEVVKEIAALRKFSSLDFQVPSSHISAPPLPPKNNTMPRCPSPSVHSQTSDIRTLPKHSNSYSPQSGGETQRYRKQTNSCRTEGLRGSEEEYAGELRPRPFSHSVEHLREANFPSSSQKAVDSGAPWLGPNIPVMERRHKEKEMSRPVLRKDKYAQGEMKRTMSS; encoded by the exons ATGGCGGCAGCAGATTTGGGCGCGTCCAGGAGCCCTAATTTGAGCTCCGGGCCCCCGACTCGTGGTGATCTTCGGCTTGTGGACAAGACACTCAGAAGACTGGATAAACTCCAACAGCTGTGTAGTACACCTCGGCTAGGACTGAGGAATAGTCCACCATACCTACCACAGCTGGTGTCAGAGACCTCAGCGCTGCTCATCCAGGTCTGGGAGCCTTTCCAAGACTTCAGGGCAGCAGGTGAACAGGTGCCACACGGAGACGAGGCAGAGTACCTGAGGATCCATATCAAAAACCTCTTTGATAAGACAGAGCGGGCTGTGCTTCTGTTTAAAGAAGGACGGAGGAAGATATATGAAGAGACTTCAACTTACAG GAGGAATTTGACCAAACTGACTTTGTTGTTCAGTCACATGCTGTGGGAGCTGAAGGCCTTTTTTCCAGGAGGATGTTTTCAGGGTGACAAATACAGGGTGGCGTTATCTGCAGCTGAGGACTTTTGGAGGGAGTCATTTGGCGACAA GTGTATAGTGCAGTGGAATACCTTTAAAGAACAGCTGAGAAGTATACATCCATTCGAGGAAGGCATGGAATCTATGGCTCTGAAGTCAACCATTGACTTAACCTGCAACGATCACATCTCTGTGTTTGAGTTTGATGTTTTTACACGACTGTTTCAG CCATGGAGGACTCTTTTAATGAACTGGAACCAGCTGGCCGTGACTCACCCAGGCTACATGGCCTTCCTCACCTATGACCAGGTTATAGCTCGTCTGGAACACTACCTGCACAGACCTGGGAG CTATATCTTTCGTCTGAGCTGTACAAAAATGGGCGAGTGGGCTATTGGCCACGTGACATTCAACGGTTCCATCATCCAGACTATCCCGGAGGACATACCTCTCTACCAAGCTCTGATTCAAGGCTTCAATCAGGGCTG CTACCTGTACCCAGATGGCCGGGATGTGAACCCTGACTTGAAAAGCTTGTGTGAACCAGCCAGCAGAGGAAAAATTAAAGTTACAGAA GAACAGTATGAGCTTTACTGTGAGATGGGCAGCACCTACCAGCTATGTAAGATCTGCACAGAGAGAGATAAAGACACCCGGATTCAGCCCTGTGGCCATCTCCTGTGCCAAATCTGCCTCATAGGCTGGCAG AAGTCAGCTGGCCAAACCTGCCCATACTGCCGGTGCGACATCAGAGGAACAGAGTCCATCCTCCTGGAGCCGTACGTGCCAGTCAGCGATCAGGCGCTGGTGGAGGAGGGCGATGATGACGACGACGAAGATGATCATGAGGATATTGAAGAGGTGGTAAAGGAAATAGCTGCCCTGAGGAAG ttTTCCAGTTTGGACTTCCAGGTTCCCAGCTCTCACATTAGCGCTCCACCTTTACCCCCTAAAAATAATACAATGCCACGCTGTCCCTCTCCCTCCGTCCACTCTCAGACGTCTGATATTAGGACACTGCCCAAACACTCCAACTCTTATTCG CCTCAAAGTGGCGGTGAAACGCAAAGGTatagaaaacagacaaacag TTGTCGAACGGAGGGTTTACGCGGCAGTGAAGAGGAATACGCTGGTGAGCTGAGACCACGCCCTTTCTCTCACAG CGTGGAACACCTCAGAGAAGCAAACTTTCCTTCCTCCTCTCAGAAAGCTGTCGACA GTGGAGCACCCTGGCTCGGACCCAACATCCCTGTAATGGAGAGAAGACATAAGGAAAAGGAGATGAGCAGACCAGTGCTCAGAAAAGACAAGTATGCTCAGGGAGAGATGAAGAGAACAATGTCATCCTGA
- the LOC109204265 gene encoding trypsin-1 has translation MRSLVFILLIGAAFALEDDKIVGGSECRAYSEPHQVSLNIGYHFCGGSLINQNWVVSAAHCYKNRIEVRLGEHDISVNEGTEQFIDSSRVIRHPEYNSRTIDNDIMLIQLSQPATLNSYVQPVALPSSCAPAGTMCTVSGWGNTMSSTANQDRLQCLNIPILSYSDCNNSYPGMITDSMFCAGYLEGGKDSCQGDSGGPVVCKGELQGIVSWGYGCAERDHPGVYTKVCIFNDWIAQTMASY, from the exons ATGAGGTCTCTGGTCTTCATTCTGCTCATTGGAGCTGCTT ttGCCCTGGAAGACGACAAGATCGTCGGAGGGTCTGAGTGCAGAGCTTACTCTGAGCCCCATCAGGTGTCTCTGAACATTGGCTACCACTTCTGTGGTGGCTCCCTGATCAATCAGAATTGGGTTGTGTCTGCTGCTCACTGCTACAAAAA tcGTATCGAGGTGCGTCTGGGAGAGCACGACATTTCGGTCAATGAGGGAACTGAGCAGTTCATCGACTCCTCCCGTGTCATCCGCCATCCAGAGTATAATTCCAGGACCATTGACAATGACATCATGCTGATCCAGCTGAGTCAGCCTGCCACCCTCAACAGTTACGTGCAGCCTGTGGCTCTGCCCAGTAGTTGTGCTCCCGCTGGCACCATGTGCACAGTCTCTGGATGGGGCAACACCATGAGCTCCA CTGCTAATCAGGACAGGCTGCAGTGCCTGAACATCCCCATCCTGTCCTACAGTGACTGTAATAACTCCTACCCTGGCATGATCACTGACTCCATGTTCTGCGCTGGATACCTGGAGGGAGGCAAGGACTCTTGCCAG GGTGACTCTGGTGGCCCTGTTGTGTGCAAGGGTGAGCTGCAGGGTATTGTGTCCTGGGGCTACGGATGTGCTGAGAGGGACCACCCTGGTGTTTATACCAAG GTCTGCATCTTCAACGACTGGATCGCGCAAACCATGGCCAGCTACTAA
- the cblc gene encoding E3 ubiquitin-protein ligase CBL-C isoform X1 yields MAAADLGASRSPNLSSGPPTRGDLRLVDKTLRRLDKLQQLCSTPRLGLRNSPPYLPQLVSETSALLIQVWEPFQDFRAAGEQVPHGDEAEYLRIHIKNLFDKTERAVLLFKEGRRKIYEETSTYRRNLTKLTLLFSHMLWELKAFFPGGCFQGDKYRVALSAAEDFWRESFGDKCIVQWNTFKEQLRSIHPFEEGMESMALKSTIDLTCNDHISVFEFDVFTRLFQPWRTLLMNWNQLAVTHPGYMAFLTYDQVIARLEHYLHRPGSYIFRLSCTKMGEWAIGHVTFNGSIIQTIPEDIPLYQALIQGFNQGCYLYPDGRDVNPDLKSLCEPASRGKIKVTEEQYELYCEMGSTYQLCKICTERDKDTRIQPCGHLLCQICLIGWQQKSAGQTCPYCRCDIRGTESILLEPYVPVSDQALVEEGDDDDDEDDHEDIEEVVKEIAALRKFSSLDFQVPSSHISAPPLPPKNNTMPRCPSPSVHSQTSDIRTLPKHSNSYSPQSGGETQRYRKQTNSCRTEGLRGSEEEYAGELRPRPFSHSVEHLREANFPSSSQKAVDSGAPWLGPNIPVMERRHKEKEMSRPVLRKDKYAQGEMKRTMSS; encoded by the exons ATGGCGGCAGCAGATTTGGGCGCGTCCAGGAGCCCTAATTTGAGCTCCGGGCCCCCGACTCGTGGTGATCTTCGGCTTGTGGACAAGACACTCAGAAGACTGGATAAACTCCAACAGCTGTGTAGTACACCTCGGCTAGGACTGAGGAATAGTCCACCATACCTACCACAGCTGGTGTCAGAGACCTCAGCGCTGCTCATCCAGGTCTGGGAGCCTTTCCAAGACTTCAGGGCAGCAGGTGAACAGGTGCCACACGGAGACGAGGCAGAGTACCTGAGGATCCATATCAAAAACCTCTTTGATAAGACAGAGCGGGCTGTGCTTCTGTTTAAAGAAGGACGGAGGAAGATATATGAAGAGACTTCAACTTACAG GAGGAATTTGACCAAACTGACTTTGTTGTTCAGTCACATGCTGTGGGAGCTGAAGGCCTTTTTTCCAGGAGGATGTTTTCAGGGTGACAAATACAGGGTGGCGTTATCTGCAGCTGAGGACTTTTGGAGGGAGTCATTTGGCGACAA GTGTATAGTGCAGTGGAATACCTTTAAAGAACAGCTGAGAAGTATACATCCATTCGAGGAAGGCATGGAATCTATGGCTCTGAAGTCAACCATTGACTTAACCTGCAACGATCACATCTCTGTGTTTGAGTTTGATGTTTTTACACGACTGTTTCAG CCATGGAGGACTCTTTTAATGAACTGGAACCAGCTGGCCGTGACTCACCCAGGCTACATGGCCTTCCTCACCTATGACCAGGTTATAGCTCGTCTGGAACACTACCTGCACAGACCTGGGAG CTATATCTTTCGTCTGAGCTGTACAAAAATGGGCGAGTGGGCTATTGGCCACGTGACATTCAACGGTTCCATCATCCAGACTATCCCGGAGGACATACCTCTCTACCAAGCTCTGATTCAAGGCTTCAATCAGGGCTG CTACCTGTACCCAGATGGCCGGGATGTGAACCCTGACTTGAAAAGCTTGTGTGAACCAGCCAGCAGAGGAAAAATTAAAGTTACAGAA GAACAGTATGAGCTTTACTGTGAGATGGGCAGCACCTACCAGCTATGTAAGATCTGCACAGAGAGAGATAAAGACACCCGGATTCAGCCCTGTGGCCATCTCCTGTGCCAAATCTGCCTCATAGGCTGGCAG CAGAAGTCAGCTGGCCAAACCTGCCCATACTGCCGGTGCGACATCAGAGGAACAGAGTCCATCCTCCTGGAGCCGTACGTGCCAGTCAGCGATCAGGCGCTGGTGGAGGAGGGCGATGATGACGACGACGAAGATGATCATGAGGATATTGAAGAGGTGGTAAAGGAAATAGCTGCCCTGAGGAAG ttTTCCAGTTTGGACTTCCAGGTTCCCAGCTCTCACATTAGCGCTCCACCTTTACCCCCTAAAAATAATACAATGCCACGCTGTCCCTCTCCCTCCGTCCACTCTCAGACGTCTGATATTAGGACACTGCCCAAACACTCCAACTCTTATTCG CCTCAAAGTGGCGGTGAAACGCAAAGGTatagaaaacagacaaacag TTGTCGAACGGAGGGTTTACGCGGCAGTGAAGAGGAATACGCTGGTGAGCTGAGACCACGCCCTTTCTCTCACAG CGTGGAACACCTCAGAGAAGCAAACTTTCCTTCCTCCTCTCAGAAAGCTGTCGACA GTGGAGCACCCTGGCTCGGACCCAACATCCCTGTAATGGAGAGAAGACATAAGGAAAAGGAGATGAGCAGACCAGTGCTCAGAAAAGACAAGTATGCTCAGGGAGAGATGAAGAGAACAATGTCATCCTGA
- the LOC100699793 gene encoding trypsin-2 gives MIGLIVFMILGTAAAVPLDDKIVGGYECAAHSQPWQVSLNEGYHFCGGVLLNDQWVISAAHCWKIPSTHVAIVGEHTIWYTEGTEQYMSIDAIYTHESFDYFTLDYDIMLMKLKYPVTLNEYVKPIALPKACPTPGDMCTASGWGQTFPGQEFSYELHCVEVPILSDIDCENSYPGRITESMMCAGYLDGGKDACQGDSGGPLVCNGELQGIISWGVGCAEPNLPGVYTKVCSLVSWINDTISRYS, from the exons ATGATTGGTCTGATTGTTTTCATGATCCTGGGCACTGCAG CCGCAGTCCCTTTGGATGACAAGATTGTGGGGGGTTACGAGTGTGCAGCTCATTCTCAACCCTGGCAAGTATCCCTCAATGAGGGCTACCACTTTTGCGGCGGTGTTCTCCTTAACGACCAGTGGGTCATTTCTGCTGCCCACTGCTGGAAAAT ACCCTCTACCCATGTTGCCATTGTGGGTGAACATACAATCTGGTATACTGAGGGCACAGAGCAGTATATGTCAATTGACGCCATCTACACACATGAGAGTTTTGATTACTTTACCCTAGACTATGACATCATGCTGATGAAACTGAAATACCCTGTTACTTTGAACGAGTATGTCAAGCCTATTGCTTTACCCAAAGCCTGTCCCACACCCGGGGATATGTGCACAGCGTCTGGATGGGGGCAGACATTCCCTGGTCAAG AATTTTCATATGAGCTACACTGTGTAGAAGTCCCAATCCTGTCTGACATCGACTGTGAGAACTCCTACCCTGGTAGGATTACTGAGAGCATGATGTGTGCTGGATACCTGGACGGGGGCAAGGATGCTTGTCag GGTGACTCTGGTGGCCCTCTGGTGTGTAATGGGGAGCTGCAGGGAATTATCTCTTGGGGCGTGGGCTGTGCTGAGCCTAACCTTCCAGGTGTCTACACCAAAGTCTGCTCTCTGGTTTCCTGGATCAATGACACTATTTCCCGATACAGCTAG